A stretch of Brassica rapa cultivar Chiifu-401-42 chromosome A08, CAAS_Brap_v3.01, whole genome shotgun sequence DNA encodes these proteins:
- the LOC117127259 gene encoding lysine histidine transporter-like 7, whose protein sequence is MALNLVFETIDALMLIRIYVVDSGWGGPIGNYLKLFEQDYSKRSACFIHLTFIFNCLCSYPINSMPACDNAEMVYITKTQKPCSFFVRMMLRVLLGLVCFFVAVGFSFLPYLAVLIGAVGLLVTSTYLCFMWISIKQPQWKSLMWLLNVLVGNLGASPSVLLVVASALRLADKGLHANFFKP, encoded by the coding sequence ATGGCGTTAAATCTTGTGTTTGAAACAATTGATGCGTTAATGTTAATTCGTATATATGTGGTAGATTCCGGCTGGGGAGGTCCAATAGGAAACTACCTGAAACTTTTTGAGCAAGACTACTCAAAACGATCCGCTTGCTTCATACACCTCACGTTCATCTTCAACTGCTTATGCTCATATCCCATAAACTCAATGCCAGCATGTGATAACGCAGAGATGGTGTACATAACCAAGACACAAAAGCCTTGCTCCTTCTTTGTTCGGATGATGTTGCGCGTGTTATTGGGTTTGGTTTGTTTCTTTGTAGCCGTTGGATTCTCGTTCTTGCCTTATCTAGCGGTTCTTATCGGAGCAGTAGGCTTGCTTGTTACGTCTACGTACCTGTGTTTCATGTGGATATCTATCAAACAGCCCCAATGGAAAAGCTTAATGTGGTTGCTTAATGTTTTGGTGGGAAATTTAGGCGCGTCTCCCAGCGTTTTGCTTGTGGTTGCGTCGGCTTTGCGTTTGGCTGATAAGGGTTTACATGCAAACTTCTTTAAACCCTAG